From a single Acidobacteriota bacterium genomic region:
- the kdsA gene encoding 3-deoxy-8-phosphooctulonate synthase, with protein sequence MTVSSFEIENVPFGNGELTFILGPCVVESYEHASMMARSIKEICERVGVGFVYKSSFDKANRSSIESFRGDGMDAGLDVLRRIKEEFGVPVITDIHEPWQAEPVAEVADILQIPAFLCRQTDLLVAAAKTGKAVNVKKGQFLAPWDAKNIVEKLQAAGCEKILLTERGASFGYNNLVVDLRSFPIMRSFGVPVVFDVTHSLQLPGGLGKATDGQGQYIEHFARAGVACGVDAVFMEVHNDPSKAPSDGPNQLPLARLEPLLTTLRKIHELINA encoded by the coding sequence ATGACAGTCAGTTCATTTGAGATCGAAAATGTGCCATTTGGCAACGGCGAGCTAACGTTCATTCTTGGGCCGTGTGTTGTTGAGTCTTACGAGCATGCCTCGATGATGGCGCGGTCGATCAAGGAGATCTGCGAGCGGGTCGGGGTCGGATTTGTCTATAAATCGTCATTTGACAAGGCAAATCGGAGTTCTATCGAGAGCTTTCGAGGGGATGGTATGGACGCGGGGCTCGATGTCCTTCGGCGTATTAAGGAAGAGTTCGGCGTCCCGGTCATCACAGACATCCACGAACCCTGGCAGGCGGAGCCGGTTGCCGAGGTCGCGGACATCCTTCAAATTCCCGCATTTCTTTGCCGGCAGACGGATCTGCTTGTTGCCGCGGCAAAGACGGGAAAGGCTGTTAATGTGAAGAAAGGGCAGTTTCTTGCCCCGTGGGACGCAAAAAACATCGTCGAAAAACTACAAGCTGCCGGCTGCGAAAAGATATTGCTGACCGAACGTGGGGCGAGCTTTGGATACAACAATCTCGTCGTCGACCTGCGCTCTTTTCCGATAATGCGGTCCTTTGGCGTGCCTGTCGTCTTTGACGTCACCCATTCGCTGCAGCTTCCGGGCGGGCTTGGCAAAGCAACCGACGGGCAAGGCCAATACATCGAACACTTTGCACGAGCCGGTGTTGCCTGCGGCGTTGATGCCGTTTTTATGGAGGTGCACAACGACCCCTCAAAGGCTCCAAGCGACGGCCCGAATCAATTGCCGCTCGCTCGGCTCGAACCGCTCCTAACGACTCTTAGAAAGATTCACGAACTTATAAATGCTTGA
- the kdsB gene encoding 3-deoxy-manno-octulosonate cytidylyltransferase, producing MESHGENPSQNIVAIIPARYASARLPGKMLLPIAGKPLILHTVDRAREAATIGRVIVATDDARIFEVVRNADVEAVMTSPDHASGSDRIAEVAESLPAGSIVVNVQGDEPMIPAATIDAAVRALIADEGAQMATTFEPIDTAEEVLDPNVVKIVTSPDGRAIYFSRSPIPLPREAVQKHGSLESALTAEPSLVGRFNKHTGLYIYRREYLLEFTRLARTPIEETEMLEQMRALENGAVIVAVEAAGRSIGVDTAADLERVRQMLGEKVMGTV from the coding sequence GTGGAGTCACACGGGGAAAACCCCAGCCAAAATATTGTTGCGATCATACCGGCCAGGTATGCGTCTGCCCGTTTGCCGGGCAAGATGCTGCTTCCGATCGCCGGGAAACCGCTTATTCTCCACACCGTGGATCGCGCACGCGAAGCCGCGACCATCGGCCGCGTAATCGTAGCTACCGACGACGCCCGGATCTTTGAAGTGGTGAGGAACGCGGATGTCGAGGCTGTAATGACCTCGCCCGACCACGCCTCGGGCAGCGACCGAATTGCCGAAGTGGCCGAGAGTTTACCTGCTGGTTCGATAGTGGTCAACGTTCAAGGAGATGAACCGATGATCCCGGCGGCGACAATAGATGCTGCCGTTCGAGCTCTTATTGCGGATGAAGGTGCACAGATGGCGACGACATTCGAACCGATCGACACCGCGGAAGAGGTTCTTGACCCGAATGTCGTGAAGATCGTAACCAGCCCAGACGGTCGGGCGATATATTTTTCGCGTTCACCGATACCGTTACCACGGGAAGCGGTGCAAAAACACGGTTCGCTCGAGTCCGCATTGACCGCTGAGCCTTCGCTTGTCGGTCGGTTCAATAAGCATACCGGCCTTTATATTTACAGGCGAGAGTATTTGCTCGAATTTACGCGGCTTGCACGAACGCCGATCGAAGAGACGGAAATGCTCGAGCAGATGCGGGCCCTTGAAAACGGAGCGGTGATAGTTGCGGTCGAGGCCGCGGGCCGATCGATCGGCGTTGATACCGCCGCGGATCTTGAGCGAGTGCGGCAAATGCTCGGGGAAAAGGTAATGGGGACAGTTTGA
- a CDS encoding CPBP family intramembrane metalloprotease: protein MENPPQPEAFNDSDAVAAEIPSPDRPHWGVLTALGIWIGSIALLIVTQTIAIGGYVAFSGLEFANNAVFVEFARTDPTAIVVQVSATLPAHLLTLALCVLLITAFFHKPFWSSIGWTSGGVRFWHYFVMMTIFFIAAITLVNFFPPGEDDLDRIIKSSTTALYIVGFLAVFSAPLVEEVVYRGVMYPGFLKRMGMPLAVTLTTILFTLVHVPQYYENPVKIALLTLLSFMLTALRAATGSLLPAFILHTLINGTQIALLLAEPLIRRYVETPTP, encoded by the coding sequence GTGGAAAATCCCCCTCAACCCGAAGCATTTAACGATTCGGACGCGGTCGCCGCTGAGATACCATCGCCCGACCGTCCTCACTGGGGCGTGCTTACGGCGCTCGGTATCTGGATCGGCAGCATCGCTCTTCTTATTGTAACCCAGACGATCGCTATCGGCGGATACGTGGCTTTCTCGGGCCTCGAATTTGCTAACAATGCGGTCTTTGTCGAGTTTGCCCGGACGGACCCGACCGCGATCGTTGTCCAGGTCTCGGCGACGTTGCCAGCACATCTGCTTACACTCGCGCTATGCGTGCTTCTCATCACAGCCTTTTTTCATAAGCCCTTTTGGAGCTCGATCGGTTGGACCTCGGGCGGCGTTCGGTTCTGGCACTACTTCGTGATGATGACGATCTTTTTCATCGCCGCGATTACGCTAGTAAACTTTTTCCCGCCGGGTGAGGATGACCTGGATCGGATTATCAAGAGCTCGACGACGGCACTATACATCGTGGGCTTTCTGGCGGTGTTTAGTGCCCCGCTTGTTGAGGAGGTTGTTTACCGCGGCGTCATGTACCCGGGCTTTCTCAAGCGAATGGGAATGCCGCTCGCGGTCACACTAACGACCATTCTTTTCACCCTTGTTCATGTGCCGCAGTATTATGAGAACCCGGTCAAGATCGCACTTTTGACGCTCCTCAGCTTTATGCTCACGGCCCTCAGGGCGGCAACAGGAAGCCTTCTACCCGCTTTCATTCTTCACACGCTGATCAATGGGACTCAGATCGCCCTTCTTCTGGCAGAGCCGCTCATTCGGCGATATGTCGAGACACCCACGCCATAA
- a CDS encoding ImmA/IrrE family metallo-endopeptidase: protein MPRSQLRDDPPTIKGRHHETRARGLRQFAGLTKDDQPLDPFELARYANLLVAPFEAVEGLTAETREHLLGRGSEMWSGGAASIALPNGQKLIILNPKHSTLRQRATLMEEISHVFLGHKPSRLAIEQKGSDGKMRARDYNAAIEEEAYSTGAAALVPYAGLKRCVEQGKTSAEIARHFGVSRPLVEYRIKVSRLWDSYKENIFRISK from the coding sequence ATGCCACGCTCGCAGCTTAGAGATGATCCGCCGACAATAAAGGGCAGGCACCATGAAACAAGGGCCCGCGGGCTTCGGCAATTTGCCGGGCTTACTAAGGACGACCAACCGCTCGATCCTTTTGAACTGGCTCGATATGCGAATCTCTTGGTGGCGCCGTTTGAAGCTGTAGAGGGTTTAACTGCGGAGACGCGCGAACACCTGCTCGGGCGAGGAAGTGAAATGTGGTCCGGCGGAGCCGCTTCGATCGCTCTGCCGAATGGGCAAAAGCTGATCATCCTCAACCCGAAGCACAGCACGCTCCGGCAACGGGCGACGCTAATGGAAGAGATCAGCCACGTATTTCTCGGCCATAAGCCAAGCCGTCTGGCCATCGAGCAAAAGGGATCGGACGGCAAAATGCGAGCTCGCGATTATAACGCCGCCATCGAAGAAGAGGCGTACAGCACTGGGGCAGCCGCGCTCGTCCCATATGCCGGGCTGAAAAGATGTGTCGAGCAAGGGAAGACGTCGGCGGAGATCGCAAGGCATTTTGGCGTAAGCCGGCCGTTGGTCGAATACCGGATCAAGGTCTCCCGGCTTTGGGATAGCTATAAGGAAAATATTTTCCGAATCTCCAAATAG
- a CDS encoding DUF3488 domain-containing protein, which translates to MTIERTFRILSYAAVLCGFLSLWVTGTFGLIGTGLFIGVVLLAWRIEDTRWQVSERLGTALIVLALPAYYLLWKYRFFDFASTEEALPGMLARLILSLTAIKLLQRKSDRDWIFLYVMAFFQVLLAAGMSISALYLGSLVVFVLVMLTTIVVFESRRTAASIEELENFRTGSPVSSGVSARKLPVIAATLLTAIVVIAIPTFFFLPRVGGAGIGAGEGGVSTATGFSDTVRLGNFGRITQSDEVVMRVRLDAMPEDISEIKWRGIALDIFDNRSWRRSRPALRNVFERRGADVIQLDSAGNREKLLLQTFYAEPIDATALFNLPRAVAVQAPVPFVHRDVHDSFFFQRSGERNSYRVLSDISRPDLEVLRRDFARYPAGIGNYLQLPDDIDGRIVELAAEVTEGATNRYDAARMIEGYLQTEFGYTLEMKAGGDNPLADFLFNVREGHCEYFATAMAVMLRTQGIATRVVNGFQRGEYNETADVFVVRQRDAHSWVEVYFPGEDVWVSFDPTPAAGQTGEAAAGGFTQSMRKYFEALEMLWIQYFVAFDSQEQRSLFASARKNISEANQAANSWLTSAYTALQEWWRNFRGDSGLAGTAYAIGVGAGVLLSTAMTVYFVIFLFRRLRKSRFWSRFSSRLRREKQGDMVEFYARMQRILAEKGMIRAQDQTPLEFAYALGDPDVKNITEAYNRARYGSAELTSDENAAVEDSIARLEAERSFPPTSK; encoded by the coding sequence GTGACGATCGAACGCACATTCCGGATACTTTCTTACGCCGCGGTTCTTTGCGGTTTTTTGTCACTTTGGGTAACAGGGACGTTCGGCCTGATCGGTACGGGACTTTTCATCGGAGTGGTTCTCCTCGCGTGGCGGATCGAGGATACTCGTTGGCAGGTTTCCGAGCGGCTAGGGACGGCCCTCATCGTGCTTGCTCTCCCGGCCTATTATCTGCTTTGGAAGTATCGGTTCTTTGACTTTGCGTCGACCGAAGAAGCACTTCCCGGAATGCTCGCACGGCTCATTCTGAGCCTGACGGCGATAAAGCTGCTTCAGCGAAAGTCCGACCGCGATTGGATCTTCCTCTACGTAATGGCGTTCTTCCAGGTTCTGCTTGCGGCCGGCATGAGCATCAGCGCTTTGTATCTCGGCTCGCTGGTAGTGTTCGTGCTTGTAATGCTCACTACAATAGTCGTTTTTGAATCGCGAAGAACCGCGGCGTCGATCGAGGAACTTGAGAACTTCCGCACGGGTTCCCCCGTTTCAAGCGGGGTCTCCGCCCGAAAGCTGCCGGTTATTGCGGCCACACTTCTTACTGCGATAGTTGTTATCGCGATCCCGACATTCTTCTTCTTGCCGCGAGTTGGCGGTGCCGGCATTGGTGCAGGCGAGGGCGGTGTTTCAACCGCGACGGGCTTTTCCGATACGGTTCGCCTCGGTAACTTTGGACGAATTACCCAAAGTGATGAAGTGGTCATGCGCGTTCGGCTCGACGCAATGCCCGAGGATATCTCGGAAATTAAGTGGCGTGGTATTGCGCTGGATATTTTCGATAATCGGTCTTGGCGGCGTTCGCGTCCGGCCCTGCGAAATGTTTTCGAGAGGCGCGGGGCGGATGTGATCCAATTGGATTCCGCTGGCAACCGGGAAAAACTTCTCCTTCAAACCTTCTACGCGGAACCGATCGATGCAACGGCCTTGTTCAATCTTCCACGGGCAGTTGCGGTACAGGCACCGGTCCCTTTCGTTCATCGAGATGTTCACGATTCGTTCTTCTTTCAACGTTCGGGTGAGCGGAACAGTTACCGCGTGCTTTCGGATATCTCTCGGCCCGATCTTGAAGTTCTTCGCCGCGATTTTGCCCGTTATCCGGCCGGTATCGGCAATTATTTGCAGCTTCCCGATGATATTGATGGCCGGATCGTTGAGCTTGCCGCAGAGGTCACCGAGGGAGCGACCAACAGATACGACGCAGCCCGAATGATCGAGGGCTATCTTCAGACCGAGTTTGGCTACACGCTTGAAATGAAAGCCGGCGGCGATAATCCACTTGCCGATTTCTTATTTAATGTCCGCGAAGGGCATTGCGAATATTTTGCGACGGCGATGGCCGTTATGCTCAGAACACAAGGTATCGCTACGCGGGTGGTAAATGGTTTCCAGCGGGGAGAATATAACGAGACCGCGGATGTTTTCGTCGTTCGCCAGCGGGACGCACATTCCTGGGTCGAGGTCTATTTTCCGGGCGAAGATGTTTGGGTGTCCTTTGACCCAACGCCGGCCGCGGGACAAACTGGAGAAGCTGCCGCCGGCGGTTTTACCCAGAGCATGCGAAAGTACTTCGAGGCCCTCGAAATGCTTTGGATACAGTATTTCGTTGCTTTCGACAGCCAGGAACAGCGATCGCTCTTCGCCTCCGCCCGAAAGAATATCTCGGAAGCGAATCAGGCGGCGAACTCGTGGCTTACATCGGCCTATACCGCACTGCAGGAATGGTGGCGGAACTTCCGTGGTGACTCGGGCCTTGCTGGGACTGCATATGCGATAGGCGTCGGTGCCGGTGTTCTTTTATCTACCGCCATGACGGTTTATTTCGTGATATTTCTCTTCCGTCGGCTCCGCAAGTCACGTTTTTGGTCACGGTTCTCGTCGAGGCTCAGGCGAGAGAAGCAGGGCGACATGGTCGAGTTTTATGCTCGGATGCAGCGAATTTTGGCTGAAAAGGGAATGATCCGAGCCCAAGACCAGACGCCGCTGGAATTTGCTTATGCGCTCGGGGACCCGGATGTGAAAAATATCACTGAGGCGTATAACCGAGCTCGGTATGGCTCGGCCGAGCTTACATCCGACGAGAATGCAGCGGTCGAGGATTCGATCGCACGGCTGGAGGCCGAGAGGAGTTTTCCGCCAACAAGTAAGTGA
- a CDS encoding CTP synthase, producing MTKYIFVTGGVVSSLGKGLAASSLGYLLEARGMKVQMMKLDPYINVDPGTMSPFQHGEVFVTDDGAETDLDLGHYERFTNAKLTQANNWTSGRIYLSVIEKERRGDYLGKTIQVIPHITDEIKAAVRAVTEKDKPDVLIVEIGGTVGDIESLPFMEAIRQMGNEEGRGNAIFIHVTLVPFIAAAGELKTKPTQHSVRELREIGIAPDILLCRSDRPLPLDLRRKVALFCNVQENAVISALDVPTIYEVPLAFHEQGLDDLVVANLNLGERFPNADLKRWRELVSTIKEPSGGAVKIAIVGKYVELEDSYKSLREALTHAGVANDLRVNVSWIESENLVKENYENDLHDYDAILVPGGFGKRGIAGMLRAIRYARRSGTPYFGICLGMQTACIEFAREVCGLRDADSTEFNEQTPFPVIFKLRDLVGVDEMGGTMRLGAWDCELKEGSIAKKIYGGPDLISERHRHRFEFNPEYRDALEHEGLVVSGVSPDGKFVEMIELPRETHPYFVACQFHPEYKSKPLAPHPLFVAFVKAAWENRLKSENLEHDVTSERQVELPERADVTADE from the coding sequence ATGACAAAGTACATTTTTGTGACGGGTGGAGTGGTCTCGAGCCTCGGAAAGGGTTTGGCGGCGAGTTCGCTCGGCTACCTTCTTGAGGCACGCGGGATGAAGGTCCAGATGATGAAGCTGGATCCGTATATCAACGTCGATCCCGGAACGATGTCGCCCTTTCAGCACGGCGAGGTCTTCGTCACAGACGACGGCGCCGAAACCGATCTCGACCTCGGCCACTACGAGAGGTTTACCAACGCAAAGCTCACCCAGGCGAATAATTGGACGAGCGGCCGGATTTACCTTTCCGTTATCGAAAAGGAACGGCGGGGCGATTACCTCGGGAAAACCATACAGGTAATTCCGCATATTACCGACGAGATCAAGGCGGCGGTAAGGGCCGTAACCGAAAAGGACAAGCCCGACGTGCTTATCGTTGAGATCGGCGGAACGGTCGGCGACATCGAGTCGTTGCCTTTCATGGAAGCGATCCGGCAGATGGGGAATGAGGAAGGCCGCGGCAATGCGATCTTTATCCACGTAACGCTCGTGCCGTTCATCGCAGCGGCCGGTGAGCTCAAGACCAAACCGACGCAGCACAGCGTCCGCGAACTTCGCGAGATCGGCATTGCTCCGGATATCTTGCTTTGCCGCTCGGATCGGCCGCTTCCGCTCGATCTTCGCCGCAAAGTCGCTCTTTTCTGCAATGTCCAGGAAAACGCCGTCATCTCCGCACTCGATGTTCCGACCATTTACGAGGTGCCGCTCGCTTTCCACGAGCAGGGCCTCGACGATCTGGTCGTTGCCAACCTCAATCTCGGCGAACGATTCCCGAATGCTGACCTGAAGCGGTGGCGTGAACTCGTTTCGACCATCAAGGAGCCGAGCGGCGGAGCGGTCAAGATCGCGATCGTGGGCAAATACGTTGAGCTTGAGGATTCATATAAATCGCTTCGCGAGGCCCTTACGCATGCGGGTGTGGCGAACGACCTGCGGGTAAATGTCAGTTGGATCGAGTCGGAAAACCTTGTAAAGGAAAACTACGAGAACGACCTTCACGATTACGACGCGATACTCGTTCCCGGAGGCTTTGGTAAACGCGGAATCGCGGGAATGCTCAGGGCAATTCGATATGCGAGGCGGTCAGGGACTCCATATTTCGGCATCTGCCTCGGTATGCAGACGGCCTGCATCGAGTTTGCTCGCGAGGTCTGCGGGCTACGCGATGCGGATTCGACCGAGTTCAACGAACAGACGCCGTTTCCCGTGATTTTCAAGCTCCGCGACCTGGTCGGCGTTGACGAAATGGGCGGCACAATGCGGCTCGGGGCGTGGGATTGCGAGCTGAAAGAAGGTTCGATCGCGAAGAAAATTTACGGCGGGCCAGATCTTATCAGCGAAAGACATCGGCACCGATTCGAGTTCAATCCGGAGTATCGCGACGCACTCGAACATGAGGGACTGGTCGTCAGCGGAGTCTCACCGGACGGAAAGTTCGTTGAGATGATCGAGCTTCCCCGTGAGACGCATCCCTATTTCGTCGCCTGCCAATTTCACCCGGAGTACAAATCAAAACCGCTGGCCCCGCATCCGCTTTTCGTCGCCTTCGTAAAGGCCGCTTGGGAAAACAGGCTCAAGAGCGAAAATCTCGAGCATGACGTTACGAGCGAAAGGCAAGTTGAATTGCCGGAACGTGCGGACGTGACCGCAGACGAGTAG
- a CDS encoding HAD hydrolase family protein, translated as MHDETLLEKARNIRLLLMDCDGVLTDGKLYFGPSGEAMKAFHVRDGQGIVEWHKAGLISGIISGRRSEGIVEARANELGIQYVVTSSNDKTADIERILAESGVAAEHTAFIGDDIGDIGLMQLIGLPVAVADAVDGVKAAASYTTKANGGDAAVREVIDILLAARIG; from the coding sequence ATGCACGACGAAACTTTGCTTGAGAAGGCACGCAACATTCGATTGCTCCTGATGGATTGCGACGGGGTGCTCACCGACGGCAAGCTTTATTTCGGTCCGAGCGGAGAGGCGATGAAGGCCTTTCATGTTCGCGATGGACAGGGCATTGTCGAGTGGCACAAAGCCGGCCTTATCTCTGGGATAATTTCGGGACGTAGGTCGGAAGGGATCGTCGAGGCTCGAGCGAATGAGTTAGGCATTCAGTATGTCGTCACCAGTTCAAATGACAAGACTGCCGACATCGAGCGCATTCTTGCGGAATCCGGCGTTGCCGCTGAGCATACCGCTTTCATCGGAGATGACATCGGCGATATCGGCTTGATGCAGCTCATAGGGCTTCCTGTAGCGGTCGCTGACGCGGTTGACGGTGTTAAGGCCGCTGCCTCATACACCACAAAAGCGAATGGCGGAGACGCCGCCGTAAGGGAAGTGATCGATATACTGCTCGCGGCTCGTATCGGATGA
- a CDS encoding SpoIIE family protein phosphatase, which produces MDQETEKLTSKIADLTLVDKLRMLLDITTKISRSADLEEVLNLVMDTLSSLLEYDAAGIYIIEHTDKDDNPYIFKSKVVRGYEISFELIEPKLRLGEGFIGHVAQTGTPIISPDVTKDPRYFAARKPTRSEMVAPIISNDRVIGAFDLESDELDAYNEDDLSVLQLLASQVAIIIEKAKLLEQAIEKKRIEAQLEIARQVQLELLPDNDPVFGNFDISAYVFPTEEVSGDYYDWVKIFDYQLGIVVADAVGKGIPAALLMSFLRASLRAGVQVGYAPHIAMTKVNTLLWDSTEEHQFITAIYGILDGTNRTFVYSNAGHNPPMLINPNGEYRFVEYGDMPLGMFNDARYHQHFIRVEKDHVLVIYTDGLTEAANADGEEFGNVRFAESVLECIHLPAKKMIDHVRKSVAEFTERKFLDDDGTLFIIKSI; this is translated from the coding sequence ATGGATCAAGAAACCGAAAAGCTTACTTCCAAGATCGCGGACCTTACGCTTGTCGATAAGCTCCGGATGCTGCTCGACATCACGACCAAGATCAGCCGCTCGGCTGACCTTGAGGAGGTGCTCAACCTCGTGATGGACACGCTGTCATCGCTGCTGGAGTATGACGCGGCGGGGATCTATATAATTGAGCACACCGATAAGGACGACAACCCATATATCTTCAAATCTAAGGTCGTAAGAGGTTACGAGATCAGCTTTGAGCTAATTGAACCGAAGCTCAGGTTGGGCGAGGGGTTCATTGGCCACGTAGCACAAACCGGAACGCCTATAATCTCGCCCGATGTGACCAAAGACCCGCGGTACTTCGCCGCCCGCAAGCCGACACGTTCAGAGATGGTGGCCCCGATCATTTCGAACGATCGCGTTATAGGAGCATTTGACCTTGAAAGCGACGAACTCGACGCCTACAACGAAGATGATCTTTCGGTGCTTCAGCTTCTTGCCTCGCAGGTCGCGATCATCATTGAAAAGGCGAAGTTGCTCGAGCAGGCGATCGAGAAAAAGCGGATAGAAGCTCAGCTTGAGATCGCCCGTCAGGTCCAGCTTGAGCTTCTTCCCGACAATGACCCCGTTTTTGGAAATTTTGACATCTCGGCGTACGTTTTCCCGACCGAAGAGGTCTCGGGCGATTATTACGACTGGGTCAAGATCTTTGATTATCAGCTCGGGATCGTAGTCGCGGACGCGGTGGGGAAGGGAATACCGGCGGCGCTTCTGATGTCGTTTTTGCGGGCTTCGCTAAGGGCCGGTGTCCAGGTCGGCTACGCTCCGCACATCGCAATGACAAAGGTCAACACGCTCCTTTGGGACTCGACCGAGGAACACCAGTTCATCACCGCGATCTACGGTATTCTCGATGGCACGAACCGGACGTTCGTGTACTCGAACGCGGGACATAACCCGCCGATGCTGATCAACCCGAATGGTGAATATCGCTTTGTAGAATACGGGGATATGCCGCTCGGTATGTTCAACGATGCTAGGTATCACCAGCACTTCATACGGGTAGAGAAGGACCATGTGTTGGTCATTTACACCGACGGGTTAACCGAAGCGGCTAATGCCGATGGTGAGGAGTTCGGCAATGTCCGATTCGCCGAAAGTGTACTGGAGTGCATTCACTTACCGGCTAAGAAGATGATCGATCACGTCCGCAAGAGCGTCGCGGAGTTCACCGAGCGTAAGTTTCTGGATGATGACGGAACGCTTTTCATAATTAAATCGATATAA
- a CDS encoding FecR domain-containing protein, with translation MKYLSLLVVAFVAMTSVATAQRVNNPTSVSDRYIISAKAGGVNLVEGQVEVLRRDGRKHILVKGDSIEVGDEVLTGATGRAEILLNPGSYARIGADSSFSFKTTSLDDLQLVVDRGSVVFEVFASNDFKVVVETPETKFLLADSGVYRVNSESDNSTIAVLRGRAEIIGTVDGKVKKGREASIDDGQVAVSKFKKSERDELDEWSKDRAKLLARANSRLDRRALYDPLMSSFGSGIWSVHRSLGVWAYNSAIGGYCFVPFGYGWGSPYGYWFGTDIWGFGVPRCVYYGSCSGYPTGGQSGGTPTTNQPTTPTTTTPQRRAPVPPFQRMQRQEGRIPVETTIDRGPVFRPSTPVVVSSPGERRGPVAPPLGGGSSKGRDN, from the coding sequence ATGAAATACCTCAGTCTTTTGGTAGTTGCTTTCGTGGCGATGACCTCCGTGGCTACCGCTCAGAGGGTTAACAACCCCACTTCGGTCAGCGATCGCTACATCATTTCGGCAAAGGCCGGCGGGGTAAATCTGGTCGAGGGGCAGGTCGAGGTCCTTAGACGAGATGGCCGCAAGCACATCCTCGTCAAGGGCGATTCTATTGAGGTCGGCGACGAAGTGCTTACAGGTGCGACGGGACGTGCCGAGATCCTTCTAAATCCGGGCTCTTATGCCCGAATCGGTGCAGACTCGTCATTTTCTTTTAAGACCACTTCGCTCGATGACCTTCAACTGGTCGTAGATCGCGGATCGGTGGTATTCGAAGTATTTGCCAGCAACGACTTTAAGGTCGTTGTCGAAACTCCGGAGACGAAGTTCCTGCTTGCCGACTCAGGCGTTTACCGTGTGAATTCTGAATCCGATAACAGTACCATCGCCGTTCTTCGCGGCCGTGCGGAAATCATCGGAACCGTAGACGGCAAGGTAAAGAAGGGCCGTGAGGCATCGATCGACGATGGCCAGGTCGCAGTTTCAAAATTCAAGAAGAGCGAACGTGACGAATTAGACGAGTGGAGCAAGGATCGTGCAAAACTACTTGCGAGGGCTAATTCGCGACTCGACCGCAGAGCTCTTTATGATCCGCTAATGAGTTCATTCGGTTCGGGCATCTGGTCGGTACACCGTTCACTCGGCGTTTGGGCGTATAATTCAGCGATTGGTGGCTATTGCTTCGTTCCGTTCGGCTACGGTTGGGGCTCACCCTACGGTTACTGGTTCGGCACTGATATTTGGGGTTTTGGCGTTCCGCGGTGCGTTTACTACGGAAGCTGCTCGGGCTACCCGACCGGCGGACAATCGGGCGGAACTCCGACAACGAATCAGCCAACAACTCCGACGACTACGACACCACAGCGAAGAGCTCCGGTGCCGCCTTTCCAGCGAATGCAGCGGCAGGAAGGTCGTATTCCGGTCGAAACAACGATCGATCGCGGTCCGGTTTTCCGGCCTTCAACGCCGGTCGTGGTCTCGTCGCCGGGTGAACGCCGTGGTCCCGTGGCTCCTCCGCTTGGGGGTGGTTCATCAAAAGGCCGCGATAATTGA